DNA sequence from the Oncorhynchus keta strain PuntledgeMale-10-30-2019 chromosome 1, Oket_V2, whole genome shotgun sequence genome:
TACAACTGGGAAGCCCGCTGGCATTGGGGAGTGACACCTACTGCTGCTGACGTGGAGTGGGCTGGGAGTGGGTTAAGGATAGAGAGAGGTCTGCGTCTGTCAATGGTTTGGTGGTAAACATCACCGGCCAGCTTGACACTCACTCATTATAAGACAATGTTTAGAAAACTAGGTCTATAAGAATGTTATAAGCGTGAAGTGAAGACACCTTGGGTGGTAGAACAGTGCACACACTTACATATCCTGTCCAGAGCCATGTATTTATATAGGTAGCTCAACAAGGTTTCTGCATTATGATGCATgtacatgacactacaacattctatggcagccatgttagctccccattaacatgacatgGGGAATATGTAAACAATGCAATGTAACCGAATGTCCAGAATTAGAACACATTTCAAAATTCTAAAAGTTGACCACTCTCTGGTCCTGTCTAGCTATTGCCCATCTtgtcttctacacctgtattgcttgctgtttggggttttaggctgggtttctgtacagcactttgagatatcgcTGATGTAAGAACggctttataaatcaatttgatttgtcacTGCCGTCAGTGTTAACATTATTACAGCATATAACAATGTCATATTTtgtataaatatattttataagtAAAAACAAAATATAATCAAACAAAAAACGTGACCTAACATGTTATATAGTGAGATACTGCTTACATAAAGTATTGTACTATATTTAACTGTTTGTTGCCCCAGTAGGAAAAGGAGTGACCCAGTTTTGTGTCAATGACAGCAGTAGAGCCAACACCCTCCGATTCCTATCCTTGCGGGACATGGGACATGACGTGTAGCTTTTTTACAACTAGGGGACATGAGGTAGGCGGCCAGGCCGGTCAGTCACTGTGGTGACAAAGTACGGGCTCATAAGAGTGTAACGTCAGCAAGATGTCTGAAGCTTACCTCACATGCTTCTCTGTGTAATTTATGTATGGCAAGTTCGTCCTCTGTGAACTGTTTTTCAGTTGTTCTGTTTGTTTCTTGCATGTCGTTGCTCGTCTTGACACCGGTATCCGAGTCTTCACGGTCTGCTTTAGTTGTATGAATCTGTAAGGATCCGCTATTGTTGGCTATCAATCGCTTCTGGTTAAAATCGTGTTGTGAGGCGTCCTGAGTTGACATGATTTTAACTGCTCGTTTAGCACGTTGCAAGATCAACCCGCAGAGTAATGTTTCACGCGGAAAACATTGGCAAAACAACATAATATTGCTAAAGAAAATAGGCTACTAACATTTATGATGTTTCCTTCTCGACTTTCGAGTTTAGAACGACTTAGCCTATCTACAACAAGGCTATGTTGCAGTGGTAATATCATACGACAATGTTGCCATCCAAAATGCAAGCACGCGCTTATTACACAAAAAAACAACGATTAAACAGTTACAACCTACAGCAAACTTGTAGGCTAGAATGTAACAAAAAAAAGTCTATAATCGATAAATTGTATCATAAGTTTCCTCTTTCCTTGTCGCCTCTTGGCATGTGACTATGCAGCAGTCCTAGCGTCACTGCGCCCCTATCGTATTGAAGTTGTATTTCTCTAAGATTTATAGAAATTCAAACATGGAAATACAAGCTGTTGTAGCAAACTGGAATTCTCCATAAAGATTGTTCTAGGCCCTATATTATTTCTCACAAAATCAAGGATTTCAAAAAACTTGAGACCGGCATATAGAAACCAGCAAGACAGTCAGTCTTATTGTAGCATACATGCATTCTGCACTAACACATTTAAAACATGAAGTTGATGAGTGGACAATTATTGGTGCTTTCAAGGTTATGTACTGCTTTAAGCCATGGCTGTATGctgtctgtctactgtatatCCAGCTAATGTAATGTGACAACTGGTTTTGAGTGACAGTGGTGGGTTCATTTTGCCCCAGACTGAATCAAGTCTagtggcagcagcctctaagatgCAGGGTTGCCTGCTAGTGATCGCtatttaacagtttgatggccttgagatagaagcttttttgtgcttttttgttgttgaatttgacccctttttctccccaatttcgcggtatccaattgttttagtagctactatcttgtctcatcg
Encoded proteins:
- the c1h1orf53 gene encoding uncharacterized protein C1orf53 homolog — its product is MLFCQCFPRETLLCGLILQRAKRAVKIMSTQDASQHDFNQKRLIANNSGSLQIHTTKADREDSDTGVKTSNDMQETNRTTEKQFTEDELAIHKLHREACEAKRQKYMDPGSGYKVFTEFAHRQRGKCCGNACRHCPFGQVNVKDPANKKHFNSMYYV